From a single Chiloscyllium plagiosum isolate BGI_BamShark_2017 chromosome 27, ASM401019v2, whole genome shotgun sequence genomic region:
- the LOC122563736 gene encoding ephrin type-A receptor 7-like isoform X5, translating to MTLARLRFCRLVLLNFLLHSHRSAANEVVLLDSKESQAELGWTAHPSDGWEEISGVDENYKPIRTYQVCNVMAPNQNNWLQTGWITRRNGQRIFIELKFTLRDCNSIPGVAGTCKETFNLHYIESDSDLGGNIEENQYVKIDTIAADESFTQGDLGERKMKLNTEVREIEHLGRKGFHLGFQDVGACVALVSVRVYYKTCLSTMQSLAVFPDTVAEAAFSTLVEVRGSCVNDSEAEMGNPPRMHCSAEGDWLVPIGKCTCSAGYEEKDGRCEGHQLLNPPPTIRKTFRTQK from the exons TTGTTTTGCTGGATTCCAAAGAGTCACAAGCTGAACTAGGATGGACAGCTCACCCATCAGATGGA TGGGAAGAGATCAGTGGAGTGGATGAAAACTATAAACCAATCCGCACTTACCAGGTCTGTAACGTCATGGCTCCCAATCAAAACAACTGGCTTCAGACCGGTTGGATTACACGGCGGAATGGCCAGAGGATCTTCATTGAGCTGAAATTCACATTAAGAGACTGCAACAGCATCCCAGGAGTGGCTGGAACATGCAAAGAGACGTTTAACCTTCACTACATTGAGTCAGACAGTGACCTTGGTGGAAACATCGAGGAAAACCAGTATGTGAAAATAGACACCATTGCAGCGGATGAAAGCTTCACACAGGGAGATCTTGGAGAACGCAAAATGAAACTCAACACAGAAGTTCGAGAAATTGAGCACCTCGGCAGGAAAGGATTTCACCTCGGCTTCCAGGACGTGGGAGCTTGCGTGGCCCTGGTCTCTGTAAGAGTTTATTACAAAACCTGCCTTTCCACGATGCAAAGTCTGGCTGTCTTCCCAGACACCGTGGCAGAAGCTGCCTTTTCGACGCTGGTGGAAGTGCGAGGATCGTGTGTTAATGATTCAGAAGCCGAAATGGGAAATCCCCCTCGGATGCACTGCAGTGCAGAAGGTGACTGGTTGGTACCGATTGGGAAATGTACTTGCAGTGCTGGCTACGAAGAGAAAGATGGCAGGTGTGAAG gTCACCAATTATTGAATCCACCTCCAACCATTAGGAAGACTTTCAGAACACAGAAATAG